Genomic segment of Bacteroidales bacterium:
TGATCATCGAGGCCCGGAGGGAAAATTACAGGGGAGCGGAGTACACATCGGCAAGCATTAATACCTTAAACAAAAAGCATTTTCGGTATGGACGGATCGAAGTACGGGCGAAAGTCCCCGTTGGCAATGGTACCTGGCCGGCCATCTGGATGCTGGGCACCAATATATCCGAAGTGGGCTGGCCCGACTGTGGGGAGATAGACATTCTGGAACATGTAGGATACGATCCGCAAAATGTTCATGCCAACATCCATACCGGCGCTTATAATCATGTTGATGGTACCGGCAAAGGCAACACCATGAAACTGGATAAGCCCTGGGAGAATTTTCATACCTATGCCATCGAATGGTATGAAGACCGCATCGACTTTTTTGTGGATGCCGAAAAATATTTCACTTTTAAAAATGATGGTGAAGGGAACAATGCAACCTGGCCGTTTGACAAGCCCCATTATTTACTGATCAATCTGGCGATAGGCGGATCCTGGGGCGGACAACAGGGTATCGACGACGAAAAATTTCCCCATAAATATTACATTGATTATGTGAGGATGTATAATTTGGAGCAATAAACCGGATATGGGTTGTGTTTTTATTTTAAGTAGTAATGAATATCAATAAAGAGTATAGTCTAAAAAG
This window contains:
- a CDS encoding glycoside hydrolase family 16 protein translates to MKITGWHLAGIVFLLFFVFLSFDSRELKAQELVWSDEFNYTGLPDSSKWVYEQGMIRNNEAQYYTKKRLKNARVEDGHLIIEARRENYRGAEYTSASINTLNKKHFRYGRIEVRAKVPVGNGTWPAIWMLGTNISEVGWPDCGEIDILEHVGYDPQNVHANIHTGAYNHVDGTGKGNTMKLDKPWENFHTYAIEWYEDRIDFFVDAEKYFTFKNDGEGNNATWPFDKPHYLLINLAIGGSWGGQQGIDDEKFPHKYYIDYVRMYNLEQ